The segment AGATAGTTCTGTTGCCCATGAAGGTAGATCACCAAATCTCATCGCCTTTCaaacgaagaaaaaaaaaagacaaactttaatttcttttaatatctCCCACTAAACTCCAATAAAAAACACACACCAAAGAACCCAAAAAAACATGAACCGTAACTCCTGTTTGGTAAGAAGTAGAACACAACAAAAGTAACCATAATCCATACAACTTGGCTTCAAATCTTTAAATCACTTAAGATGAAACAGAACACACATAGGAAAAACACGATGCCCAACTCATTCATACACCAACCAAGGCTGCTCGAATCAATGTCTCATAAATGCGATAGAACAATTTCAATTTTGTGTTAGTGGTTTCAGTACCTGGTTAATAGATTCTTCAACGAACCAACCTTCTGCAGAAATTTATAAAGAACAAAACTTTAAGCTTAAGAAATTACAATGAAGTGGTAAGAGAGAAGGGTACCGTTGACAATGGCGGAGAGTAAATGAGACTGATGATGAACAGAGAGAAAGTTTCTACATAGCCATAAACCATTGATCTTCTCCACTCTCTCCCAAACCGCCGTCGTTTCGCGATCTGCGAGATGCTCATCGTCTGAAGAATCGCCAAACGCCGCCTTCAAGTacgcttcttcttcgtcgtccatTATTTTCGATCACAAGGTTGCCGTTTCATTTCTCTCAGGTTCAGCAAGTATGTTTATTATTGGGCCCTTGCCGAAACAACTATAGCTTATTGGGCTTGTAACTTCTTTTGCTTTATCTGCAACTAATATAAAAGCCCCTTTCATTGTTTTCTTCTTAtgattacaaaacaaaaaaattaacattcGCATTGACCGTCTTAATATCAAATTGCAAACAGGTCATGTGATGTATCGATGTATCATCCACGCTGTACATGCGCCCACGTGCCTTAACTACAACAACAACTGTTTGACGAACCAAACCCCCCATGTATCTGTCGAGACTGTAGCAGCGAGCCGGTTCGGTTCTTTACTTGTCTTAAAAATTGGGAAAAATTAATGACAAAAATGGTGACggtaaaaataatttgaagttttagataaattaataaactataAGCTGATCTTGATTAAGCAGATTAGTATTTTCAGTATAGTAGTATGGTTTAGTAATTAACAGAAAAGTTTGACTATAGTGATTCTGCGGGTGTTGTTATGTGGTAAAGTTAAAAAGGTTTGACTGACCTGTGGAGTCAATCTCCAGAAAAAGCAAGTAGACTCTTGTTACCCAAGTGCTTACTGCACAAGCGGATCTAACTCTCGCTTTCCTTTTCAAGAAACTAGTAAAGggaacatttttatttatttatttataagaaaataaaaacagaaaagaCCCATTCTAAAAATGGAAGTAAAATCTACCATGTTGACGGTTGTATAGTAGGCTTACAGTGCAGTAATTATAGCCATCATACTCTAACAACAATAAGTAAATAATCACATGCATTCATTATAGAGCTTTAtgacttttttcaaaaaaaaaagttgttattGTATTTGTATATGAATACTATATACTGTTTATACTCATATTCAATAATTTTATGATTGGTTGAATTATATTtagtaaaaaatttgaaaaatattcattcatgatttttttcttaaataacttAAAGAACGGAAAGGAAgaaatatatgattttgttCAGCACTATGGATATAATAAGTCGGTCAAGTTATTTTGATATCCGACCAATAATGCAATTAAACGCACGAATTTTTTACACTCTAACACACATTATGTCTTTCCAATATCATATTAAGACACTTGTGGCTGGAGACACACTTTATCTATGTGCAATGTCTTGCATGTCCTTCAACTACACTCCCTTTTTCTAGCTCTTCTCTGACGAATCAATCCCACTCAACTCTcttattgataaaataataatttttaaattgcaatttcataaatcaatttttgaatttGGAAAATTACGTATATTGTCTCTTCCACTTATGAGTCTCAGATCTACTTTCTCCATTTCCTGAACTCCTATCCCTAATCTCGCAAAACACCTTTATATCTTTTTTATCAATTCTTGGAGAACACCGGATAATCCAGAGGCCCTGCCCTTCATCATCTTTCTCCAATTTCCTTTGTTTTTCGTCGCCCTTCTTCATCATCCGTAACGAACCATGACGAAATTGAAGTCAAAGAAGAAAGCAAAGATTACTGAGCAACCAAACCCACCACAAACACTTCAACCGGTATCAGGATCATAACTGTCAGAATCAAGCCGTCGTCTCTGTCGCCTTTCGATCCGAAGCTCCTCAAGCCACTCTCCGTCCAGTAAAAGCTGTTGAAGATGTTCCTCGAAGACTCTGTTCTCTATCATATCCAAGAGGTTGGTTCTTCCATTCATCAAtttgttttctataattttaattgAAGTTAAAGCTGAGGGATTATGTTTGTGTAACTCTGCTCAAAGCTGAGggatttttattaatccttgtccacatttttatatacattaattgtGTCCATGTCCacattttatatacattaattgtGTCCATGTCCACAGCTTACGACTACTTCTCCTAAACTTGATGTAAAGAAACCCCAAGATATTGTTCGTCCTGGGAGTTTGAGTTTGTTAGTTGAAGCTTATGATCGAGGCGTTCAAGTGTGTGCTGAATATGCTAAAACTTTTTATCTTGGTTAGGATCTTTGGTTTCTCTTCTCTAGCTTTGGTGTAACGTTGAATTGTATGTTCATTTTCTGAGTTGTAGTGGTTTTGTTACTGAAACTTTTCTTATGACACCAGAAAGGCGTAAAGCCATCTGAGCTATCTACGGTGATTACGGCAACAAGCAGATCCATTGTAATTCTTTTATCTATTGGCCAATTAAATCTTTTTTGCAAGAAGCTGAAATAAATTCTTTTACCGATGACTAAAAATTTCACGTTTCAGATATACATCTTTTTGTCAttgattcattttctttttatatatatgttcacaTTTTTATCGTTCACACTTTTCCATCCATGTCCACACACTTATTCCATCTACGTCCACATCTAGGCCTGACATCTAGCTCGTCAACCTCCTTTTCAACATGCTCTCCTTCGTCTGTTTCCAAACTGCAAATATTACATACAATCTTCTTTTCATAAATCTCAAGCAATTacctttcttcttctcagcGGCGGCTCGTTTCAGTCTCCACACAGAAGAGAAACCCTGCATTTATTGTCGACACCTATCATTTTTGAAAACAAACCAGGAATAAGCCTCAAACCGTCGGATTGATTTACATCCAACGGCTGAAATTTGTCCCTCTTACCAACAACATACGTAACTAAGTTTAATACCCACTTAACGACACATTCTCTCTCAATTTCTCAGATCCACCAGCGAGGGGCATTAATGTCCGGAAAAAAGCCAGCACATCAATAAAGTGTCTGACCAGCAAGAAGTGTCTTATAGCgttaaaaaagagaaaaaagtgTCGTATGTTGTAATGCACTCTAAACGCACACATACAAACAGTACATACAATAAAGTTGCaggttttatttaattttgatttataaattgaCCTGGGAGAGTAATCATTTTACATGAAAATCTCTCTGatttaattattcttttttaCCATTTTCGCGTCTATCCTCCTTTCTCCTCCTATCTCTtctctctatctatctatcGGGAACCACCAAgcggttcttcttcttcttggatcAATCAACGCGAAACGAAGTCAATATGGTTGAGACGAGAAGTAGCTCCTCCGCTTCCAAGCGTTTCTGTTCCTCCTCATCCCCTGAACCGTCGGCGTCGTCTCCGCGCCCCTCGAAGCGATCTAAGGTCAAGATCGATGCCGCCTCTACTGCTATCGAATCCGTGAGATTGATTGTTTGATTGCTTGCGTCCGGATTTCGAatctgattttgattttgattttgattttgaatttgaatctgattttgaatttttttggatgACCTAAGGCGTCTGCGGCGGCGGAACCGGCGGGGTCTTCGTCGGCGAGTGAGGTTCCGATCGAGAACCAGGGACCGGGTTCGGATCCTGGATCGGAATCTGGAGAGCCGGAGCTGAGATCCTCTGATCCGCAGCAAGGTGTGGATGCTGCGGAGAAGCCTGTTGTTCTCACTGATGTGCCTTTGAGGGAGGCTTCTCCTGAGACTGATGCTAATCCTGAAGTCGATGTATTGGCTACCCCTGCAGTTGCAGGTTTGGTCTCTTCTCTTAGTGTCTATAAAGAAAGAGTTAGCATTTCTAATGTTTTGGTGTGTTTGTGGATTTAGAGGAAGTGGTGGCGGATGGCGAGAAGACGAAGGCGGGGAAGAAAAGGGCTAAGGCTCCATGGGCGAAGCTACTTTCCCAGTATCCTCAGGTGGGTTAATTGCATCATGATCTGGTCTTTGAATTGCTCATAGAAGGTTTAGCAGTGTACAGTTTAAGTAAAGATCTGGTCTTTTAGTTCACGAGGATCTAGTTTAGTTGTCTGCATGTCcagtttcttttatttttatccgACAGTGCTAGTTCGTAGCAGTTAGGACTctggttttgtttgtttgttttgagtttGAGACATTTCTACTTTTCAGTTTTGTTTCTGACTGTTCTGATGCGTTTCTCTGCAATTTCAGAACCCTCACCGTATCATGAGGGGCCCTGTGTTCACTGTTGGACGTCGGGGATGTGATTTATCTATCAAAGACCAATCTATGCCCAGCACCCTTTGTGAACTTAAGCAGGCTGAGGTAAAAACATCTTATTGTACATATCTAACTCGGTCTTTTATTGACTTTAAGGAAAGCCGTTTGCTTACCTAGTTTTTGGGCAGAACGGAGGTCCATCGGTTGCAACTTTGGAGATAACTGGGAATGGAGTTCTTGTTCAGGTGAATGGAAAGTGTTACCAGAAAGGTGCTCTCGTTCACCTCCGGGGTGGGGACGAGGTGATCTTCAACATATCTGGGAGACATGCTTATGTATCCTTTTTGGAGTTGTGTGAAAATTTTTTGATTTCacgtttatgttttttttataataatgttcTTGCCATTTGATTTCAGTGGTTTCTTGCAAACTTTTTCTTAACGTTTGTCTAGATATTTCAACCTCTTAAAGATGAAAATCAAGCCGCTCCTGACAGAGCTTCTTCACAGATTTTATTTGAAGCTCGAGGTGGCCGGGTTCATTCTGAGACAAGAGCAGGAGAGTCATCAGCTGTTGATGGGGCCTCTATATTGGCATCTCTATCAAAGTACCGCAACTTACATCTTCGACCACCAATTGCTAAATCTGCCAAAAGGCAGCAAAATCCAGAGGTTCCACAGGAACCTCCCAGCTGCAATGATTGCATCTCAGACACCGAAATGAACGATGTTGATAGTAACAATGATCATGCTGCTATTGCTTCAGTGGAGAAAGCTGTTGCTTCAACCTCTTACACTGCCAATGAGAATCTGAATGCCGGTGGCAGTGGACTGGATCCTTTTCAAGAAGCCGATGGTGGAAACCCTCCTGCTTCTGGTTTTGAAATTAGGCCTATCTTGCGCCTTCTTGGGGAATCCTCGTCATTGGATATAAGAGGCATCTCCAAATTGCTGGATGAACGAAGGGAAGTGAGAGAACTCCTTAAAGAATTTGACATTTCTTCTACTATATCGACTAGACGTCAAGCGTTTAAGGATAGTCTGCGAGGAGGAATACTAATTTCTCAAAACATAGATGTTTCTTTGGATAACTTCCCTTATTTTCTAAGGTCTGGCTGTTATATATTATGCTAAATTCCACTATACATCTGGATTTTGATGGTTTGATGATTATAGTCGAAACTATTTCTGAATTCTTGCAGTGCTACTACGAAGGATGTTTTAATAGCATCGATGTATGTCCATATGGAGGGTGGGAGCAAGTTCGCAAAGTATGCATCAGACTTGCCTACAACGAGTCCCCGTATCTTGCTGTCTGGACCAGCAGGTATGAGGCTTTACCTTAAgtgtttttactatttttaatgTGTCCGTTCCTCTAGCCAAGTTTACCTTCACATATATGACTGATATGCCTATTTTTCTAACAAAGTTTTACCTTATGACATATTATTAGGCTCTGAGATATATCAGGAAATGTTGGCAAAAGCACTTGCGAAGAATTTTGGTGCCAAGTTAATGATCGTTGACTCTCTTCTATTGCCTGGGGTACTTCTCCTTTTCTCCCATTAGTTTCTCTTTTGTGATAGCATTACAATTTCGTATCTTGAGTAAGTGGATATTAAGCTTAGATGCTATATTTGTCAGTGTCCACTCTTCCATTGTTTTCAACTGGCTCTTTGAAAATTAGTAGGTTTTTCGGTCACTACAGCGAATTCATTGATTTCTTTTACTGTTCTGGATGGCTTCAGGGATCACCAGCGAGGGAAGCTGAATCATCTAAAGAAGGTTCTAGGCGTGAAAGGCTCTCTATGCTTGCTAAACGAGCTGTTCAGGCTGCACAAGCATTGCAACATAAGAAACCAACTTCAAGTGTTGACGCTGATATAACAGGTGGATCAATGTTGAGTTCTCAAGCTTTGCCAAAGCAAGAAGTGTCAACAGCAACTTCTAAGAGTTACACATTTAAAGCAGGCATGATGTTTTTGTCATCTGATATTTTACTTACTTTGCTGTACCAATCTTCGCATGTTACTGAACAAGCACTTCTATTATATTTAGGTGACCGAGTGAAATTTCTAGGTCCTTCATCTTCTGCAATTTCTTCTCTTCAAGGCCCACCACTTAGGTATGGTTTTCCTGTTTTTAAGTCTTCACATCTGCTATATTCAGAACTCAGTTCTAACACTTCTCCTGCTTTGTACTTATAGGGGACCAACCATTGGTTTCCAGGGAAAAGTAGTCCTTGCATTTGAAGACAACTCTTCATCAAAAATTGGGATTAGATTCGATAGGCCTGTGCCAGATGGCAATGATCTTGGTGGCCTCTGCGAAGAGGACCACGGCTTCTTTTGTGCTGGTAATTGGCGGGCAGTTATTTCCAATTTTAAGACacgaaaatatattattttactgATAACATTTTCTGTTTGCAGCTAGCTCACTCCGTTTAGATGGTTCTTCTGGTGATGATGCTGATAAACTCGCCGTTAATGAAATCTTTGAGGTACATTTTACTTTATAAGCAATGGGAATGGGATAGAGTACTACTGGGTCCTTTTAGGTGCAGGATTGTTAACCCTCTTGACTCGTATCATAGGTCGCACTTAGTGAGGCTGAAGGAGGGTCATTGATACTGTTCCTTAAAGATATTGAGAAATCTCTGGTTGGGAATAGTGACGTATATGCTACCTTGAAGAGCAAGCTCGAGAATTTACCGGATAATATTGTTGTCATGGCCTCACAAACCCAGTTGGACACCAGAAAGGAGAAAGTAAGAGACCTATCTAATCTTCTCTGTTTCTCTTTTGGCATCTCTATCAGTATTAATTGATTGGAGTtttgattcttctttttttttcagtcCCATCCAGGAGGTTTCTTGTTTACTAAGTTTGGCGGCAACCAGACGGCCTTACTAGATCTTGCATTTCCGGTATAGTGACTATTCTCCACTTTCGAAATTGCATTGAATGTTGTTGAGATGTTGAATATTATTTTGCTTATCATCTGCAGGATAATTTTAGTAAACTGCACGACAGGAGCAAAGAAACACCTAAATCAATGAAACAAATAACTCGGCTATTTCCTAACAAAGTCGCCATCCAGTTACCGCAGGTCGATATCTTTATTCATCTCTTTTCCTCTGGGTTCATTTTGTTTTTCACTTTCTTATGCTCTCAAGACATAATAGGATGAAGCTTTGCTCTCGGACTGGAAGGAGAAACTGGACCGTGATACCGAGCTTTTGAAAGTTCAGGCTAATATAACCAGCATCCTTGGAGTGAGTATCTTCTTATCAAGTCCTTTAGTTATCTAAGCGCTCctgttttttttcctctttttcttTGGCTTATTTCTTTGTTAAATAATGTCTACAGGTCCTCACCAAAAACCGTCTGGACTGCCCTGACCTTGGAACCTTGTGCATCAAGGATCAAACCCTTCTTCCCGAAAGTGGGCCTCTTTCCCTAccgtttttattattttctatctGCATTGATGAGCCGCTTCGGTGATTAACCAGTTACTGTATGTGTTTCTAGGTGCTGAGAAAGTGGTTGGTTGGGCCTTTAGCCACCATCTTATGAACTGTTCAGAACCTACAGTCAAAGACAACAAGCTTGTTATCTCAGCGGAAAGGTTAGCTTCGTTGTATATTCTGAAATACTGTAACCTTAGATTTGAAAATAACACTTTTGCATGTGTTGCAGCATTACATATGGCCTGCAGATGTTACTTGGTGTTCAGAACGAAAACAAGAGTCTAAAGAAATCTCTCAAGGtaatattatgttattttaatatcTTTCCTCCTAAGTAAGTTTCGAATCTAACTTGCTTTGCTATGCTGTCAGGATGTTGTTACTGAGAACGAATTTGAGAAAAAACTCCTATCAGATGTCATTCCCCCTAGCGATATAGGTGTTTCGTTTGATGATATTGGAGCCCTAGAGAATGTGAAAGATACATTGAAAGAGTTGGTCATGCTTCCTCTTCAAAGACCCGAATTATTTGACAAAGGCCAGCTAACGAAGGTATCCTTCGTGGCTTTACGTTTTCACACAtgtttgtttctctctctctctctctctctttcctggACAACAAATATATATGATCACTTTTTCCTGCAGCCTACGAAAGGTATTCTGTTGTTTGGACCTCCTGGTACCGGGAAGACGATGCTGGCAAAGGCAGTAGCAACTGAAGCTGGCGCAAATTTCATCAATATCTCAATGTCCAGTATTACTTCAAAGGTATCTCTTCAAAagtgattttaatttttgtgtaTGCTGTTTCTAAAGACTGTAATTGACCAACTAATGCGAATGCTTTGCAGTGGTTTGGTGAGGGAGAGAAGTATGTTAAAGCCGTCTTCTCTTTAGCGAGCAAGATCGCTCCAAGTGTCATATTTGTTGATGAGGTATGCTTGAAAGCGTTCTCTGTTTCACGTCTCCCT is part of the Brassica rapa cultivar Chiifu-401-42 chromosome A09, CAAS_Brap_v3.01, whole genome shotgun sequence genome and harbors:
- the LOC103836743 gene encoding uncharacterized protein LOC103836743 isoform X2 — protein: MVETRSSSSASKRFCSSSSPEPSASSPRPSKRSKASAAAEPAGSSSASEVPIENQGPGSDPGSESGEPELRSSDPQQGVDAAEKPVVLTDVPLREASPETDANPEVDVLATPAVAEEVVADGEKTKAGKKRAKAPWAKLLSQYPQNPHRIMRGPVFTVGRRGCDLSIKDQSMPSTLCELKQAENGGPSVATLEITGNGVLVQVNGKCYQKGALVHLRGGDEVIFNISGRHAYIFQPLKDENQAAPDRASSQILFEARGGRVHSETRAGESSAVDGASILASLSKYRNLHLRPPIAKSAKRQQNPEVPQEPPSCNDCISDTEMNDVDSNNDHAAIASVEKAVASTSYTANENLNAGGSGLDPFQEADGGNPPASGFEIRPILRLLGESSSLDIRGISKLLDERREVRELLKEFDISSTISTRRQAFKDSLRGGILISQNIDVSLDNFPYFLSATTKDVLIASMYVHMEGGSKFAKYASDLPTTSPRILLSGPAGSEIYQEMLAKALAKNFGAKLMIVDSLLLPGGSPAREAESSKEGSRRERLSMLAKRAVQAAQALQHKKPTSSVDADITGGSMLSSQALPKQEVSTATSKSYTFKAGDRVKFLGPSSSAISSLQGPPLRGPTIGFQGKVVLAFEDNSSSKIGIRFDRPVPDGNDLGGLCEEDHGFFCAASSLRLDGSSGDDADKLAVNEIFEVALSEAEGGSLILFLKDIEKSLVGNSDVYATLKSKLENLPDNIVVMASQTQLDTRKEKSHPGGFLFTKFGGNQTALLDLAFPDNFSKLHDRSKETPKSMKQITRLFPNKVAIQLPQDEALLSDWKEKLDRDTELLKVQANITSILGVLTKNRLDCPDLGTLCIKDQTLLPESAEKVVGWAFSHHLMNCSEPTVKDNKLVISAESITYGLQMLLGVQNENKSLKKSLKDVVTENEFEKKLLSDVIPPSDIGVSFDDIGALENVKDTLKELVMLPLQRPELFDKGQLTKPTKGILLFGPPGTGKTMLAKAVATEAGANFINISMSSITSKWFGEGEKYVKAVFSLASKIAPSVIFVDEVDSMLGRRENPGEHEAMRKMKNEFMINWDGLRTKDRERVLVLAATNRPFDLDEAVIRRLPRRLMVNLPDATNRAKILSVILAKEEISPDVDLGAIANMTDGYSGSDLKNLCVTAAHLPIREILEKEKKEKTAAEAENRPTPPLYSCTDIRPLTMTDFKAAHEQVCASVSTDSSNMNELQQWNELYGEGGSRKKTSLSYFM
- the LOC103836743 gene encoding uncharacterized protein LOC103836743 isoform X1, with the translated sequence MVETRSSSSASKRFCSSSSPEPSASSPRPSKRSKVKIDAASTAIESASAAAEPAGSSSASEVPIENQGPGSDPGSESGEPELRSSDPQQGVDAAEKPVVLTDVPLREASPETDANPEVDVLATPAVAEEVVADGEKTKAGKKRAKAPWAKLLSQYPQNPHRIMRGPVFTVGRRGCDLSIKDQSMPSTLCELKQAENGGPSVATLEITGNGVLVQVNGKCYQKGALVHLRGGDEVIFNISGRHAYIFQPLKDENQAAPDRASSQILFEARGGRVHSETRAGESSAVDGASILASLSKYRNLHLRPPIAKSAKRQQNPEVPQEPPSCNDCISDTEMNDVDSNNDHAAIASVEKAVASTSYTANENLNAGGSGLDPFQEADGGNPPASGFEIRPILRLLGESSSLDIRGISKLLDERREVRELLKEFDISSTISTRRQAFKDSLRGGILISQNIDVSLDNFPYFLSATTKDVLIASMYVHMEGGSKFAKYASDLPTTSPRILLSGPAGSEIYQEMLAKALAKNFGAKLMIVDSLLLPGGSPAREAESSKEGSRRERLSMLAKRAVQAAQALQHKKPTSSVDADITGGSMLSSQALPKQEVSTATSKSYTFKAGDRVKFLGPSSSAISSLQGPPLRGPTIGFQGKVVLAFEDNSSSKIGIRFDRPVPDGNDLGGLCEEDHGFFCAASSLRLDGSSGDDADKLAVNEIFEVALSEAEGGSLILFLKDIEKSLVGNSDVYATLKSKLENLPDNIVVMASQTQLDTRKEKSHPGGFLFTKFGGNQTALLDLAFPDNFSKLHDRSKETPKSMKQITRLFPNKVAIQLPQDEALLSDWKEKLDRDTELLKVQANITSILGVLTKNRLDCPDLGTLCIKDQTLLPESAEKVVGWAFSHHLMNCSEPTVKDNKLVISAESITYGLQMLLGVQNENKSLKKSLKDVVTENEFEKKLLSDVIPPSDIGVSFDDIGALENVKDTLKELVMLPLQRPELFDKGQLTKPTKGILLFGPPGTGKTMLAKAVATEAGANFINISMSSITSKWFGEGEKYVKAVFSLASKIAPSVIFVDEVDSMLGRRENPGEHEAMRKMKNEFMINWDGLRTKDRERVLVLAATNRPFDLDEAVIRRLPRRLMVNLPDATNRAKILSVILAKEEISPDVDLGAIANMTDGYSGSDLKNLCVTAAHLPIREILEKEKKEKTAAEAENRPTPPLYSCTDIRPLTMTDFKAAHEQVCASVSTDSSNMNELQQWNELYGEGGSRKKTSLSYFM